The Sinorhizobium meliloti genome includes a window with the following:
- a CDS encoding IS630-like element ISRm10-1 family transposase (programmed frameshift) gives MGQALSDDLRIRVLKASAAGMSARQAAARFGVGISTAIRWIARAKEGELTPRPQGWRRPSAVDAHEEFVVALIEERKDVTLDEMVQRLSVERQVKISRSALGAWLRGRGWTFKKKTAHALEQDRPDVLKRRRVWFDGQLDLDPEKLIFIDETGLSTKMARLRGRALRGERCRAGVPHGHWKTTTFTGALRLTGMTAPFVYDGAMNGNVFLAYVEQVLLPTLQAGDVVVMDNLPAHKTSGVRDAIERAGAKLMFLPPYSPDFNPIENAFSKLKAMLRGRAERKIDALWDAVGALIPRFTPDECANYFRAAGYDPD, from the exons ATGGGCCAGGCACTGAGCGACGATCTTCGAATACGGGTTTTGAAAGCGTCTGCAGCGGGCATGTCAGCTCGACAGGCTGCAGCCCGGTTCGGAGTTGGGATCTCGACAGCGATCCGCTGGATCGCGAGAGCGAAAGAGGGCGAGCTGACCCCTCGGCCGCAGGGCTGGAGGCGGCCATCGGCGGTAGACGCACACGAGGAATTTGTTGTCGCCCTGATCGAAGAGCGGAAGGACGTGACGCTCGATGAAATGGTCCAGCGCTTGTCCGTCGAACGGCAGGTGAAGATCAGCCGTAGCGCACTTGGCGCCTGGCTTCGAGGCCGAGGATGGACCTTTA AAAAAAAGACCGCACACGCACTGGAGCAAGACCGGCCGGATGTCCTGAAGCGCCGGCGCGTCTGGTTTGATGGTCAGCTCGATCTCGATCCGGAGAAGCTGATCTTCATCGATGAAACCGGCCTTTCCACGAAGATGGCACGTCTGCGCGGGCGTGCACTGCGAGGCGAACGTTGCCGGGCCGGCGTACCGCACGGGCACTGGAAGACAACGACCTTCACCGGCGCCTTGCGCCTAACCGGAATGACCGCACCGTTTGTCTACGACGGCGCGATGAACGGCAACGTCTTCCTGGCCTATGTCGAACAGGTACTTCTGCCGACCCTTCAGGCCGGGGACGTCGTAGTCATGGACAACTTGCCAGCACACAAGACATCCGGTGTGCGGGATGCCATCGAGCGCGCCGGGGCCAAGCTTATGTTCCTCCCGCCCTATAGCCCAGACTTCAATCCCATCGAGAATGCATTCTCGAAACTGAAAGCCATGCTGCGAGGCCGCGCGGAGCGAAAGATCGATGCCCTGTGGGACGCAGTCGGCGCCTTGATACCCCGCTTCACTCCTGACGAGTGTGCCAACTACTTCAGGGCTGCCGGGTATGACCCGGATTGA